Genomic segment of Salvelinus alpinus chromosome 23, SLU_Salpinus.1, whole genome shotgun sequence:
agactgttgacatctagtggaagccttagtaagtgcaacattaccaatatcccaccgtatcttcaataggagctgagttgaaaatcgaccaacctcagatttcccacttcctcgttagattttttctcaggtttttgcctgccatatgagttctgttatactcagacatcattcaagcaattttagaaacctcagagttttctatccaatacaaatgataatatgcatatattagcaactgggactgaggagcaggcagtttactatgggcacctctgggcacctttcatccaagctactcaatactacccctgcagccataagaagttaattactttttcattggcaaaataagcaaacataggaatgacatgccagcaacaaacgctgacattacacatccaagtatatcagaccaaattatgaaagacaagaattgtacttttgaattccgtaaagtcattGTGGAAGAGGTGAgaattgtctatcaacaatgacaagccacatgggtctgacaatctggatggaaaattagaggataatagcagacgatattgcctcttcaatttaagcctactagagagcgtgtgccctcagacctggagggaagataaagtcattccactacccaagaacagtaaagccccctttactggctcaaattgCTGACCAATccgcctgttaccaacccttagcaaaaaaaatatgttttaccaTATACAaagctatttcacagtaaacaaattgacaacagaatttcagcatgcttatagggaaggacatttaggtatttttaaaacataaataatcataaaatttaagacggaatatactgtgttcaatagcggataaaatgaaAGTGGAGCGAGTTCCAGGGCGCGCGCACCAAACAAAGTACACTTGGCTTGACACTCAAAAGGAAAGGGCTACTACTTAAATTCTTAAAggaaaaaacatcaaccaatttctaaagactgtcatctagtggaagccataggaactgcaaccaggtgccTCATATCTAGTTCCCCATAGAAAACCAATTGAATACACAGTgatctcaacaacaacaaaaattcctggatggtttgtcctctgggtttcgcctgccaaatgagttctgttatactcacagacatgattttaacagttttagaaaacgCTCtctaaatctaccaattatatgcttatcctagcttctgggcctgagaaacaggcagttttactttgggcacgcttttcatcaaaatactgccccctggCCCAAAGAggttatagggaaggacactcaacaagcacagcacttacacaaatgactgactgactggctgagagaaattgatacaatgattgtgggggctgtcttgttagacttcagtgcagcttttgacttTATTGAtcgtagtctgctgctggaaaaacttgtgttatggctttactcCTCCTGCTATAATGTTGatagagttacttgtctaacagaacacagagggtgttctttaatggaagcctatcaaataCAATCCAGtcagaatcaggaattccccagggtagctgtttaggccctttGCTTTTTTTATTAGCTACATGCTACTgactgagtaaagccagagtgtgtgtatatgcggatgactcaacactatacacgtcaccttctacagcaactgaaatgacacacaaacactcaacaaagagctgcagttagtttcagagtagGTGGCAAGGattaagttagccctaaatatttctaaaactaaaagcattgtattcgCAACAAAATactcactaaacctcaactaaatcttgtaataaataatgtggaaattgagcaagttgagatgccTAAACTTCTTGGAGTAACTCTAGATTGTAAAcgttcatggtcaaaacatattgatgcagtggtagctaagatggggagaagtctgtctataataaagtgatgctctgccttaacaacactatcaacaagtcAGGCCTTAGTTTTATCGCGCCTGGACTACGggtcagtcgtgtggtcaggtgccacaaaaaagaaCTTGCAATTGgcacagaacagggcagcacggctggctcttggatgtacacagaaatctaatatgcatgtcaatctctcctggatgaaagtggaggagagattgacttcactacttttatttatgagaggtattgacatggtgactgcaccgagctgtctgtctaaactactcgcacacagctcggacatccatgcatacctcacaagacatgccacgagcaacacaaacattggcgcatacacacacatgataacatacgcactatacatacacattaatttagtactgtagatatgtggtagtggtggagtaggggcctgagggcacacagtgtgttttgaaatctgaatgtattgtaatgttttaaaattatataaacttccttaattttgctggaccccaggaagagtagctgctgctttggcagcagctaatcgggaaccataataaatacaaaactaGCTGCatcagatatgctaaattagggttggactgaaactacaggacagtagagctccaagagggttgggcagccctgcttTAGGCTATGGTTCATTGATCTTGTCTGATGTAGTAAAGAAAGTTCTGGAATCATTTCTCTTGTCATGGTAATGTGACCACTTCGCTCTGTATTTTCAGCCCAGCAGGAGGCGCAGAGGGCCTTCTTCTATGTGGAGAAAGCCTTGCAGGACCAGAGGCAGAAGATCATCCAGGCTGAAGGAGAGGCAGAGGCTGCTAAAATGGTGAGCTCTGAAGAGGAGACTCCACTCAACAACACTCACAGCTAAAGCCGGTCCCAAATCTCTTCCTAACTTTTTAATGTTATAtatgaagggtctggataggtttAGTGGAAGAACCTCTACAATATTGCTTCTGCCTTTACAGATCTGCAAATATTGAAGGGCTTAGGCCAAATGGGGGTTTAGGGAGCGATTTGGACCAGCTGTTACACATTCCCTTCCCTTGCACTCGTGTTGGTCTACCATACAGCTGAGTCCACACACTGCTGTATCCATAGACATGGATGTATTATTTTAtctatttctatggcagcacatCACACACTTGTGGTTTTTAGGTTAAACACTAGAGTGTGGTTTTGCTCTTAATTTTAATCTCACAGATGTGTCCAGTCTCCAGTGGTGTATAGATAAGATTTGTATTACAAAATTCTGGtcgttttccagaaatcccattTGGAAGATTCCCGGAATCAGAATaagcaggatttctggaaaaccaggtaATTCTGGGAAAGTtgccagaattttgcaaccctagataAGATGGTAATGCTGAATAAAACGGCACTGCAGGTATGAGACTGTTCATTGATTCTTTTTTAAAATCCAATACAGGCAGGGAGTAATGCATCTCCATATTTTGTAAAAGCAATGCTTCATTTTTGACTTCTCCAAACGGATGTTCAGTTCCTCTGTTTACATCAGTTGTAGTTCCATCTCAAACAAGATGCCAGAGACCTTCTTTAGTCTCAAAAGTGATGAGCTCCTGTCTACCTTGGGAACTTTACATCTATATTATTGTCGCTTTAAGCTCTCTGACCGCTCTGAAGTGTTTGGCGAGATCAAGTGGATACTACATTTTGCTCACTTATTTACGTTTCTAGATGTTTTCAAACACAGCCGATGTCTGTCAGGCTTTATTTTTTGTCATGAAATGTTTGGCTAAAATGGAATACACTAAAGGTACCTTCTGTTCaccttttttcttttttaaagcaTGAACCATTTCAGGTCTACACATCATTGACTAAAGAGAACAAGTGAACTGGGTTTATCCTAATTTCATTCACTCTTTGAAATACCTTTCTGGTGATTTTAGGACATGTGCATGCCACATTTAACTGACCCAGCTTAACGAGTTGACTAGTGTGATTTGGGATCATGGCTGGATCATAGGCAAAGCCAGAGTCAGACCAGTAAAACCTGCTGGATGTGGACTAGGCTATGCCCTCTGGGGTATATTGAGGAACCAAGATGGCATACATTAACACATTTGCATTTTCCTTATTTGTGTAACTGTAGTTGGGTGAGGCGGTGACAAAGAACCCTGGCTACCTGAAACTCCGGAAGATCCGAGCGGCTCAGAACATTGCCAAGACGGTACGGAAATCCAGCTTTTTGTTAATCGCTCATAGGTCCTGTTTTAAATACTTTAAGATTGCATTCTTTCTTCCTCCCTTACCTAATCTGACATGGTGGGATTGGTGAAAGCTATGTGATGAAACCATTGTTACATCGATCAATTTGTGTGCGCATTTGTGTGCGATCAGTGAACAaacaaggaaggaaggaatggtGGTCAAAAGGGCCATAGTGATGTTTTTCCACTAGATGGTGCACAATGATCACTTTCTAAAGTAGGATGCAGCTGGATTTTTATAGTCCTATAGGCTACATTTAAGTGCAATGAGAAACCATTAGGTCTAGTTTTTTTTACAATGTCTTAGGCCTATCTAAAGGTTTCTGGCAAGGAACATAACTCGCTTGTGAATGTTGATGGGGGGTTTGTAGTCTGTCCATCCTTTGCCCTGAATCTTTTTGCATATTCTGCAAGTGACTTTGGTCAGGTCTGCTGGCTCACCTTTTTCATTCGGCCTGAAACCGAAGAACTGCAAAACTTGCGAACATGTGCTTTTTTTCCCCCACCAAGTCGTTTTTTTCTGATTTAGCGTAAGGCAGGCTGTACTATAGTTACTAGGTGAAATCCCGTCACTTCCCCTCTTTTTTTTAACTGTCGAAAAGCAACCTAATGGAAGAAAGAATATTGCAAATGCGCTTACCCGGATGAGCAAGATGAAATGACAATAGCCTACACTTGATACGACTATAATATTTGTTTTCAAAAGGTAGGCTAACTGAGTATTTTTATGGACAAGAGAAACAGCCCTTCCAATTTTGAAAATCATTCTGCAGCCTGGATTAGATTAAAAAATAACTTCACCTAACACTGTTTTGAACAATTATTTAATGAGATTGTTTGTGCCTTTCATAACCATTTGAATAAGAAGAATGACATTATGCACCAAATCACAGTTCTGATATAACCAATGAGGCCTTTTTAAATTGCGTTTTTCCCGCAAATTGTGCCCTCTGTGTGCAACaaatatatctatttttttacGACACAATCGTATATCCACGATGTTTGGACAGGACGATGGGACAATGTCATTCCAGACATTACCCAACCCTACTGACTAGTGTGTTTGATCTCCAGGTGGCAACATCGCAGAACAAGGTGTACCTGAGTGCAGATAACCTTGTGTTGAACCTCCAGGACAACACAAGCAACAGCTTCAGCAAGTAGGTTCCCTTAACACTGTTCCTATTTACCTGGGCCCatttcattaggcaccaaatagaACGGGCTGAAACAGGGCGGAATTACttagacttgtccaataagaaacactcctGGTTTTTCATGTTGTAAAACATTTTCCATTGTGTGCCCTAATTTATTAATTGTATTCGTATAATAGCACTTTGGTTTAGTTTTAATCTCAAAGTGCATTAAATTATAAATAATCGtatttaaaatgaaataaaaatataacaaACAAGAAATATGACAATATAAGACTATGATATACACAGTTGACGAAAGGGGAAAGGTGGGCCAGGGGTGGAAATGAGCCTTAAAGCTCAGtgtagtcaaaaatgtgattttccctgttttatatatatttgcacACTGAGGTTAGAATAATTCTGTGATATTGTGAAAGTTATGATGCCCTTTTAGTATAAGAGCATTTTGAAAAGACACTGTGAAATTTTagactgttttggtgggatggagttttgaccTGCCTGGTGACATAACCAGTCGGTAAAGTAGTTAATAAACCAATAAGAAAGACCGTTAAGTCTCTCTgctaataacagctagttttcggTTTTCCctttccccactcagaccactcccagacagtcctatcaaaattcttgcttgagaaatggctctttgctaagaagcaatttttaaatttaaaaaaaatattttaattgaAAGCAATCATTggcaaggtacttaattgttacccagaaatgatttgattttTGAGATGAGAACGGCTGCTTTGGACCTGCTTTAAATGCCCCAACAGTTTGAGCAGGTTGGGAGAAATAGGCTGGACGAGCCCTGAGATTATCAGCAAGGCTGTTCAAGAGACGCTTCCAGAGATTGAGGAAGAATTGAAGACCCCTGAGACAGCCAGTGTCCCTGCGACGCTTCCAGGGATTGAGGAAGAATTGAAGACCCCTGAGACAGCCAGTGTTCCTGTGACGCTTCCAGGGATTGAGGAAGAATTGAAGAGCCCTGAGACAGCCAGTGTCCCTGCGACGCTTCCAAGGATTGAGGAACAACACGTCTCGAAGAGCCCTGATATTGTCAGCATGACTGTTCCAAAGATTGAGGAAGAACATGAATTGAAGTTCCATGAGATGGTCGTTGTTCCAGAGACATGGAGTGAGGCAGGAGAATACCTGGTCCCCCATATTGCGGCGGCGGGTCCTGGGGACGTGGAGCAAAATGGCGAGGCTTGAACGTAGGGTGCGTGGGATGGGGAGGGGTTAAGACAATTTCTTACCCAGTGGTGAAGAGATGGTACTGGTAaatagatgcactattgtaaagtggttgttccactggatatcataaggtgaatgcaccaacttgtaagtcgctctggataagagcgtctgctaaatgacttaaatgtaaatgtaaaatgcatggGAAAGAATACTCCTTTTTATTTGATTaactaaaaatatatacaaagaaTATCATCAAACTGTATCTGATTGCTTGTGAACGGCCTTGTCTTAATGTAGGTTTCCTCTTTTTATTGATAtgcttttttcattttttttcagttTATCGTTGCCGAGGTAAAGGGAAGCGTCCCTGAAGAGTATGCATTCCGTATCTTCAATTTGAgccatctctacacattatacctCTTCGCCACACAGTGGTTTTCAACACTGGTCCTGGAAGACCCCTATGCGTACAGGTTTTTCTGTCTAGTCATTCACTTGAATTATGTTATGTTCAATTTGTCTTTGAAATGGCTTTCCACATATGGTATCATGTTACAGTTGCCTGGCTTTACCTCGTATTTAAATGTAATGATGCACAGATTAATAGAAACCGGATTGTACCGGGGTCCTCACGGACCAGCACAAAGGAGCACTTACTTGTAAGGACCAGTGTACCGTATCTCCTTGTCACAGTGCCTAGCTCTCGGCCTGTATTCACAGAGCCTCCGAATTGGTGTGCTGATATACAGTAGCattagtttagccttttagattatATGGAAAGGGGGACCTGATCTTAGATCACCGCTCTTTCTCTGAGATGCTTTTTGGATGTGGGCCCTGGTTTGAGTTAACAACTCCATAGTGGCACTAAATCGACTAACTACACAGCAGATGCAACCCAGTGGTTTCTTACACTCCACAAGTGTCATCACCACCCTGCCTTTATATTATTTGGTTAAATTTAGATGTGACAACGTCATGCATTGGAGAACCAACCAGAGTCCTACTCTGACATTTCTAGGAGACGGGCTCCTCTGTACTTTTACTATATTTGTGTTGTGTAACACTCAACATCAGCAGTTTTTGTCCTGGTTATACCTCTGTTTCATACCTGTTGAAAGTGTCATGCCGGATCTTCACGAAGTGTCATGAATGAATACCAATGAATCTTAATGTCCTGTGTCACGAAACATGTTACACCAGCGTAATACATCTAATTGTAAtgcaaaaatgtattttctttggttcatgtccccccccccccttttcatttaaatgttttttttccacTGCAATTCAAACTATTTGTTCATCTTGGCTCGAGGAAAAAGGTCTTCATTACTGTGTTCTTAATCCTAACTAGAGGCTGAAGCACTCAAATTGGGTttgaataaatacatgtttttggaTCACAACAGTGTGTCTACGTAATCTCTAACGTCAGACTTGATACAAAACTGTTTAATCCCATATGCACAATAATATCATGCTGTCCTGTGATGTCATGATACCATGCAACGTTTGCAGCAAGTATTTCAGTGTGTTCCAAAACCCTTATACTGGCTACTTTAACAAATTGGGGTGTATCAGATGCTAGGCTTGGGCGATATACCGGGTATTTTGAAATACTGACGGTATGAATTTCAATATCGTTTAAACTGTTAGAGGAGTTGATCCTGGTTCGATAACCCTGTCTTCCTTGAGCTCATTAATAGTACAATGTTAATATCTGAAGATGGCAGAAAGGCTTGTATCTTTTTGGCAATGAcatggagtggaatgttagctaaaaagactggtacccagacaaGACATTCAATCcactcctggatcaagatcccagTTGCCTAAATTGTGTGCACTTCCAGTAATACCGTTTACCCCAGTTATTGTACAGAAACGCTACGACGGTATTACattctggataccgcccaaccctatcAGATGCCATAATGTGATTTTTGTAGAGCAAAACATTTGAGTGGGCACGCTCCCTTGTAGAAGATGGGGATCTGTGAAACTCACTCCTTAGCCTGAAGTGTCGCCCATTGCGCCGTTGAAAAGACCGTTTTCAATAGCGCGATAGGTTGGAACGCTTCAGGAGGGTGGTGTGTTTGGGAGGCAGAGGTCCTGAGTTGGCGTCTCGGTATGAGCTGAATCGAGGGGAAGCTGTACTCTAAGCATGCAGCGTGAATTCCTTTACACTGGCTACTATTTATTGGATTTCAGATCTACTTGTCACTATTGACCCTGTGATATTTTGGTAGTACTTTTCACACCCTTAAAGGGTGACTACACTTCCTGATTTGGCTTTGTTTTTAGatttggttcattaagaaatACTAGCAGCCATGACAAAATACAAAAGTGAGTTGTTTTCGGGTGTGGTTTGGTGTGTGTTCGGCAGGT
This window contains:
- the phb2a gene encoding prohibitin-2a isoform X2 translates to MANKEPGGLLEQLRQIAGRMGSGPRGAGLGVKLLIGAGALAYGVKETTYTVEGGQRAIIFNRIGGMQMDTVLSEGLHFRIPWFQYPVIYDIRARPRKISSLTGSKDLQMVNIALRVLSRPVASNLPAMYQRLGKDYDEKVLPSIVNEVLKSVVAKFNASQLITQRAQVSLMIRRELFERAKDFNIILDDVAITELSFSREYTAAVEAKQVAQQEAQRAFFYVEKALQDQRQKIIQAEGEAEAAKMLGEAVTKNPGYLKLRKIRAAQNIAKTVATSQNKVYLSADNLVLNLQDNTSNSFSNLSRLGEIGWTSPEIISKAVQETLPEIEEELKTPETASVPATLPGIEEELKTPETASVPVTLPGIEEQHVSKSPDIVSMTVPKIEEEHELKFHEMVVVPETWSEAGEYLVPHIAAAGPGDVEQNGEA
- the phb2a gene encoding prohibitin-2a isoform X1, giving the protein MANKEPGGLLEQLRQIAGRMGSGPRGAGLGVKLLIGAGALAYGVKETTYTVEGGQRAIIFNRIGGMQMDTVLSEGLHFRIPWFQYPVIYDIRARPRKISSLTGSKDLQMVNIALRVLSRPVASNLPAMYQRLGKDYDEKVLPSIVNEVLKSVVAKFNASQLITQRAQVSLMIRRELFERAKDFNIILDDVAITELSFSREYTAAVEAKQVAQQEAQRAFFYVEKALQDQRQKIIQAEGEAEAAKMLGEAVTKNPGYLKLRKIRAAQNIAKTVATSQNKVYLSADNLVLNLQDNTSNSFSNLSRLGEIGWTSPEIISKAVQETLPEIEEELKTPETASVPATLPGIEEELKTPETASVPVTLPGIEEELKSPETASVPATLPRIEEQHVSKSPDIVSMTVPKIEEEHELKFHEMVVVPETWSEAGEYLVPHIAAAGPGDVEQNGEA